From the Chitinolyticbacter meiyuanensis genome, one window contains:
- a CDS encoding ATP-binding cassette domain-containing protein gives MIRLKQLTLRRGLKVLLDGADLTLHPGQKIGVVGPNGAGKSSFFALLRGELHADGGDLELPPRLVIGHVAQETPALSVSALDYTLDGDSELRRIEAELAVVADDGVRHGELLARLEAIDGYAAPARAAKLLAGLGFSEAEMQRPVSSFSGGWRMRLNLAQALMCRSDLLLLDEPTNHLDLETVVWLEDWLRSYQGMLLVISHDRDFLDATVGCILHVDAAKLTLYTGNYADFEAQRAEKLSQQQQAFDKQQREIAHLESFITRFKAKASKAKQAQSRVKALERMEIISAAHVDTPFTFSFREPESSPSPLIRLEGVDAGYGAPILGGINLSLEKQARIGLLGVNGAGKSTLIKTLCGELPLLAGQRIEGKGLKIGYFAQHQLEHLRLDESPLWHLQKLDPATREQEHRNFLGGFDFHGEMATSPVRPFSGGEKARLALALLIWQRPNLLLLDEPTNHLDIEMRQALTRALTDFDGAIIVVSHDRHLLRATVDDFWLIEAGRVRPFDGDLDDYGRYSQEKRLEGARASQPQGSGDTVDRKAQKRLEAEARQKLAVQRKPLEQKLAKVEKEMAPLNAEHATLTAKLGDEGIYAPERKTELQDALKREAEVKSRLDELELEWLELQDALEALAAS, from the coding sequence ATGATCCGCCTGAAACAACTCACATTGCGCCGCGGGCTGAAAGTCCTGCTCGACGGCGCTGATCTCACACTGCATCCCGGCCAGAAAATCGGCGTGGTCGGCCCCAACGGCGCCGGCAAATCGTCGTTCTTCGCGCTGCTGCGCGGCGAGTTGCACGCCGATGGCGGCGATCTGGAGCTGCCGCCTCGCCTTGTGATCGGCCATGTGGCGCAGGAAACACCGGCGCTGTCCGTATCCGCTCTCGACTACACGCTGGATGGCGATAGCGAGCTGCGCCGCATCGAAGCCGAACTCGCCGTTGTTGCCGACGACGGTGTGCGCCACGGCGAGCTGTTGGCACGACTGGAAGCGATCGATGGATATGCCGCACCGGCGCGCGCCGCCAAACTGCTTGCCGGCCTCGGTTTTTCCGAAGCCGAGATGCAGCGGCCGGTGTCGAGTTTCTCCGGTGGCTGGCGCATGCGGCTCAATCTTGCGCAGGCGCTGATGTGCCGCTCCGACCTGTTGCTGCTCGACGAGCCGACCAACCACTTGGACCTGGAAACGGTGGTCTGGCTGGAGGACTGGTTGCGCAGCTATCAGGGCATGCTGCTGGTGATTTCGCATGATCGCGATTTCCTTGATGCCACTGTCGGCTGCATCCTGCATGTCGACGCGGCCAAGCTCACGCTCTACACCGGCAACTATGCCGATTTCGAGGCGCAGCGCGCCGAGAAGCTGTCGCAACAGCAGCAGGCGTTCGACAAGCAGCAGCGCGAGATCGCGCACCTTGAATCGTTCATCACCCGGTTCAAGGCCAAGGCCAGCAAGGCCAAGCAGGCACAGAGCCGGGTGAAGGCACTGGAGCGGATGGAGATCATCTCCGCCGCGCACGTCGATACCCCGTTCACTTTCAGTTTCCGCGAGCCCGAATCCAGCCCCAGCCCGCTGATCCGGCTGGAGGGCGTCGACGCCGGCTACGGCGCGCCCATCCTGGGCGGCATCAACCTCAGTCTGGAAAAGCAGGCGCGTATCGGCCTCCTGGGCGTGAATGGCGCCGGCAAATCGACGCTGATCAAGACGCTGTGCGGCGAGCTGCCGTTGCTGGCAGGGCAGCGCATCGAGGGCAAGGGCCTCAAGATCGGCTACTTTGCCCAGCACCAACTGGAGCACCTGCGGCTCGACGAGTCGCCGCTGTGGCACCTGCAGAAGCTTGATCCCGCCACTCGCGAGCAGGAACACCGCAACTTCCTTGGCGGCTTTGATTTCCATGGTGAGATGGCCACCAGTCCGGTACGGCCATTCTCCGGTGGCGAGAAAGCACGCCTGGCGCTGGCGCTGTTGATTTGGCAGCGGCCCAACCTGCTGCTGCTCGACGAGCCGACCAACCACCTCGACATCGAGATGCGCCAAGCGCTGACGCGCGCGCTGACCGATTTTGACGGTGCCATCATCGTCGTGTCGCACGATCGGCATCTGCTGCGTGCCACCGTCGACGATTTCTGGTTGATCGAAGCCGGCCGTGTGCGACCGTTCGATGGCGATCTCGATGATTACGGCCGCTACAGTCAGGAAAAACGGCTGGAAGGCGCCCGTGCCAGCCAGCCGCAGGGCTCGGGTGACACCGTCGACCGCAAGGCACAGAAACGGCTGGAAGCCGAGGCGCGACAGAAGCTGGCGGTGCAACGCAAGCCGCTGGAGCAGAAGCTCGCCAAGGTCGAGAAGGAAATGGCGCCGCTCAATGCTGAGCACGCGACGCTGACCGCCAAGCTGGGCGACGAAGGCATCTACGCGCCGGAGCGCAAGACCGAGCTGCAGGATGCGCTGAAGCGCGAAGCCGAGGTCAAGAGCCGGCTCGACGAGCTGGAACTCGAGTGGCTGGAACTGCAGGATGCGCTCGAAGCGCTGGCGGCGTCATGA
- the minC gene encoding septum site-determining protein MinC, whose translation MPLPVDTPAAFEFRSNSLKLLGFVPATLDAEALRAALAAQLGQGEHMLSGEQILVDFDSLPAMPSAIEVTALVQLLREFGLKPVAARGGNDGQRAAAREAGLVVLSDDAAPAVPATKPIEKAVPAMIVSRPVRTGQQVYARGSDLVVLALVSAGAEVIADGNIHVYAPLRGRALAGARGDVSARIFTTCMEAELVSIGGIYRTLDDNLPASLKSKPAQILLDQDKLVIEALNG comes from the coding sequence ATGCCCCTTCCCGTCGACACGCCGGCCGCCTTCGAATTCCGCAGCAACAGCCTGAAGCTCTTGGGCTTCGTGCCGGCCACGCTTGATGCCGAAGCGTTGCGCGCAGCGCTCGCCGCGCAGCTGGGCCAGGGCGAGCACATGCTCAGCGGCGAGCAGATCCTGGTCGATTTCGACAGCCTGCCGGCCATGCCGAGCGCAATCGAAGTCACCGCCCTCGTCCAGCTGCTGCGCGAATTCGGGCTGAAGCCCGTGGCTGCCCGCGGCGGCAACGACGGCCAGCGCGCCGCGGCCCGTGAGGCGGGTTTGGTGGTGCTGTCCGATGACGCCGCACCGGCAGTCCCCGCCACCAAGCCGATCGAGAAAGCAGTGCCGGCGATGATCGTCAGCCGCCCGGTGCGCACCGGCCAGCAGGTCTACGCCCGCGGCAGCGATCTGGTGGTGCTGGCGCTGGTCTCGGCCGGCGCCGAAGTGATCGCCGACGGCAACATCCATGTCTACGCGCCGCTGCGTGGCCGGGCGCTGGCCGGCGCCCGCGGCGATGTCAGCGCGCGCATCTTCACCACTTGCATGGAGGCGGAACTGGTTTCCATCGGCGGCATCTACCGCACGCTGGACGACAACCTGCCTGCCTCGCTCAAATCCAAACCCGCACAAATACTGCTCGATCAGGACAAGCTCGTGATCGAGGCACTCAACGGATAA
- a CDS encoding GNAT family N-acetyltransferase → MFLAREWRGSRHGVGAQLLEALLAWSRDHGVTGLYLGTIVRLLAAHRLCEKHAVLA, encoded by the coding sequence ATGTTCCTCGCCAGGGAATGGCGAGGGTCACGACACGGTGTGGGCGCACAACTGCTGGAGGCCTTGCTTGCCTGGAGCCGGGACCACGGCGTGACTGGCCTCTACCTTGGCACCATCGTGCGGCTTCTCGCAGCCCATCGCCTCTGCGAGAAGCACGCGGTTTTGGCGTGA
- the ccoG gene encoding cytochrome c oxidase accessory protein CcoG gives MSKKLQDIPVTVVQMKDDGEYEEISLYAKHKKVYPRWINGFWNKWRIFFVIATQLFFYGVPWLTINERQALLFDLVERKFYIFGLVFLPQDFIYLTALLILCAFGLFAWTTIGGRLWCGYACPQTVYTEIFLWAEKWIEGDRMQRIKLDAEPLNARKLRLKATKHAIWVLFSLWTGFTFVGYFTPIHGLWEAALSFGVGPWETFWILFYGFATYGNAGWLREQVCKFMCPYARFQSVMFDADTLIVSYDEQRGEPRGSRKKGSDYKAEGKGDCIDCKMCVQVCPVGIDIREGLQYECIGCTACIDACDEIMDKMQYPRGLIRYTTQNVLEGKVPEGSFWSRLKRPRVIMYAVILSIVFAVTAISLALRQPLKVNIARDRVALVRETDEGWIENSYRVQIENADENAHVFVIEAEGLPGVRVLAENDNRVLVESTGIVEVAVKLQVPPENAPKGARDIELIVRADDRSGINSREKATFLNR, from the coding sequence ATGAGCAAGAAGCTGCAGGATATTCCGGTCACCGTCGTCCAGATGAAGGACGACGGCGAGTACGAGGAAATCAGCCTCTACGCCAAGCACAAGAAGGTGTATCCGCGCTGGATCAACGGCTTTTGGAACAAGTGGCGCATCTTCTTCGTCATCGCCACCCAGCTGTTCTTCTACGGCGTGCCCTGGCTCACCATCAACGAGCGGCAGGCGCTGCTGTTCGATCTCGTGGAGCGCAAGTTCTACATCTTCGGCCTGGTGTTTCTGCCGCAGGATTTCATCTACCTCACCGCCCTGTTGATCCTCTGCGCCTTCGGCCTGTTCGCCTGGACCACTATCGGTGGGCGACTATGGTGCGGCTACGCCTGTCCGCAGACGGTCTACACGGAGATCTTCCTGTGGGCCGAAAAATGGATTGAGGGCGACCGCATGCAGCGGATCAAGCTCGACGCCGAACCGCTCAATGCCCGCAAGCTGCGCCTCAAAGCAACCAAGCACGCGATCTGGGTGCTGTTCTCGCTGTGGACCGGGTTCACCTTCGTCGGCTACTTCACCCCCATTCATGGCCTGTGGGAGGCAGCGCTGTCATTCGGCGTAGGGCCGTGGGAGACGTTCTGGATTCTGTTCTACGGCTTTGCCACCTACGGCAACGCCGGCTGGCTGCGCGAGCAGGTGTGCAAGTTCATGTGCCCATACGCCCGTTTCCAGAGCGTGATGTTCGACGCCGATACGCTGATCGTCAGCTACGACGAGCAGCGCGGTGAGCCCCGCGGCTCGCGCAAGAAAGGCAGTGACTACAAGGCCGAGGGCAAGGGCGATTGCATCGACTGCAAGATGTGCGTGCAGGTCTGCCCGGTCGGCATCGATATCCGGGAGGGGCTGCAGTACGAATGCATCGGCTGTACTGCCTGCATCGACGCCTGTGACGAGATCATGGACAAGATGCAGTATCCACGCGGCCTGATCCGCTATACCACGCAGAACGTGCTGGAAGGCAAGGTGCCCGAAGGCAGCTTCTGGTCCCGCCTCAAGCGCCCGCGCGTGATCATGTACGCCGTCATCCTCAGCATCGTGTTCGCGGTCACTGCCATTTCGCTGGCCTTGCGCCAGCCGCTCAAGGTCAACATCGCGCGCGACCGTGTCGCGCTGGTGCGAGAAACCGACGAAGGCTGGATCGAGAACAGCTACCGTGTGCAGATCGAGAATGCCGACGAGAACGCCCATGTGTTCGTGATCGAGGCTGAAGGCCTACCCGGCGTGCGCGTGCTCGCAGAGAATGACAACCGTGTGCTGGTCGAATCGACTGGTATCGTCGAAGTCGCGGTCAAGCTGCAGGTTCCGCCGGAAAATGCCCCGAAGGGCGCGCGCGATATCGAACTGATCGTGCGTGCGGACGACCGCTCCGGCATCAATTCGCGCGAGAAGGCGACCTTCCTGAATCGCTGA
- the ppsA gene encoding phosphoenolpyruvate synthase, with amino-acid sequence MTTSDRDVIELSQLRMSDVDIVGGKNASLGEMISQLTARGVRVPGGFATTAAAYREFLAQGNLAGRIDDVLSTLDVDDVKALAQAGRLIREQILATPFPLRLEAHVREHYALLGEGATVAVRSSATAEDLPDASFAGQQETFLNIVGIDNVLVAIREVFASLYNDRAIAYRVHKGFDHKLVALSAGVQRMVRSDLGAAGVMFSLDTETGFDQVVFVTASYGLGETVVQGAVNPDEFYVHKPTLAAGRPAVVRKHLGGKALKMEFSQDATAGRSVKTVEVPLELRRQFSITDAEVEELARYALTIEQHYQRPMDIEWGRDGVDGQLYILQARPETVKSQESSSDKLSKFRLKQKSEALTHGRAIGQKIGQGRVRVIRDVSEMDKVAAGDVLVSDMTDPDWEPVMKRAAAIVTNRGGRTCHAAIIARELGIPAVVGCGDATKVLRDGDEVTVSCAEGDTGNVYEGLLEFERQDVALESMPQPPVKLMMNVGNPELAFEFCQLPNEGVGLARLEFIINRMIGVHPKALLAYPNLPAELKAQVEERMAGYRSAVDFYVDKIAEGIATLAAAFWPKKVIVRLSDFKSNEYANLLGGPMYEPHEENPMIGFRGAARYVDASFRDCFELECRAVKKVRDVMGLTNVEVMIPFVRTVQEAADVIALLAENGLKRGEGGPDGKAGLRVIMMCEIPANAVLAERFLQHFDGFSIGSNDMTQLTLGIDRDSGGPVSVNFDERNDAVKAMLAMAIQACRTQGKYVGICGQGPSDHPDFAQWLVEEGIETISLNPDTVVETWLYLAKQAAR; translated from the coding sequence ATGACCACCAGCGACCGCGATGTGATCGAACTTTCCCAATTGCGCATGAGCGATGTCGACATCGTCGGCGGCAAGAACGCCTCCCTCGGTGAAATGATTTCCCAGCTTACCGCACGCGGCGTGCGCGTTCCCGGCGGCTTTGCCACCACCGCAGCGGCGTACCGTGAGTTCCTGGCGCAGGGCAACCTGGCTGGCCGCATCGACGATGTGCTCTCCACGCTCGACGTGGATGATGTGAAGGCGCTGGCGCAGGCCGGCCGGCTGATCCGCGAGCAGATCCTTGCCACGCCGTTTCCGCTGCGACTGGAAGCGCATGTGCGCGAACACTATGCCTTGCTGGGCGAAGGCGCCACGGTGGCGGTGCGTTCGTCTGCCACGGCCGAGGATTTGCCCGATGCCTCGTTCGCGGGGCAACAGGAAACCTTCCTCAACATCGTTGGCATCGACAACGTACTCGTCGCCATCCGCGAGGTGTTTGCTTCGCTCTATAACGATCGTGCCATCGCCTATCGCGTGCACAAGGGCTTCGATCACAAGCTGGTTGCACTGTCGGCCGGCGTGCAGCGCATGGTGCGCTCGGATCTCGGCGCTGCCGGCGTGATGTTTTCGCTCGATACCGAAACCGGCTTCGACCAGGTGGTGTTCGTTACCGCGTCCTATGGCCTCGGGGAAACCGTGGTGCAGGGCGCGGTGAACCCGGATGAATTCTACGTGCACAAGCCAACGCTGGCGGCCGGGCGCCCGGCCGTGGTGCGCAAGCACCTGGGTGGCAAGGCGCTCAAGATGGAATTCTCCCAGGACGCCACCGCCGGCCGCTCGGTGAAGACGGTGGAGGTGCCGCTGGAGCTGCGTCGCCAGTTTTCCATCACCGATGCGGAAGTCGAGGAGCTGGCGCGCTATGCCCTCACCATCGAGCAGCACTACCAGCGGCCGATGGACATCGAGTGGGGCCGTGACGGCGTCGATGGCCAGCTCTATATCCTGCAGGCGCGGCCGGAGACGGTGAAATCGCAGGAATCCTCCAGCGACAAGCTGTCCAAGTTCCGCCTCAAGCAAAAGAGCGAGGCGCTGACACACGGCCGCGCCATCGGCCAAAAGATCGGCCAGGGCCGGGTGCGGGTGATCCGCGATGTCTCGGAAATGGACAAGGTGGCCGCCGGCGACGTGCTGGTGTCGGACATGACCGATCCCGATTGGGAACCGGTGATGAAGCGCGCCGCCGCCATCGTCACCAATCGCGGCGGGCGTACCTGCCACGCTGCCATCATCGCACGCGAGCTGGGCATCCCGGCGGTGGTCGGCTGCGGCGACGCCACCAAGGTATTGCGCGATGGCGACGAGGTGACCGTGTCGTGCGCCGAGGGCGATACCGGCAATGTGTACGAAGGTCTCTTGGAGTTCGAGCGGCAGGATGTGGCGCTGGAATCGATGCCTCAGCCGCCGGTGAAGCTGATGATGAACGTCGGCAACCCGGAGCTGGCGTTCGAGTTCTGCCAGTTGCCGAACGAGGGTGTGGGCTTGGCGCGCTTGGAGTTCATCATCAATCGCATGATCGGCGTGCACCCCAAGGCGCTGCTGGCGTATCCCAACCTGCCGGCCGAGTTGAAGGCGCAGGTCGAGGAGCGCATGGCCGGCTATCGCTCGGCCGTCGACTTCTATGTCGACAAGATCGCCGAGGGTATCGCCACGCTGGCGGCGGCGTTCTGGCCAAAGAAGGTGATTGTGCGGTTGTCGGACTTCAAATCGAACGAATACGCCAACCTGTTGGGCGGGCCGATGTATGAGCCGCACGAGGAAAACCCGATGATCGGGTTCCGCGGCGCCGCGCGTTACGTCGATGCGAGCTTCCGCGATTGTTTCGAGCTGGAATGCCGCGCGGTGAAGAAAGTGCGCGACGTGATGGGGCTGACCAATGTCGAAGTGATGATCCCCTTCGTGCGCACCGTGCAGGAGGCGGCCGACGTGATTGCGCTCTTGGCCGAGAATGGTCTCAAGCGCGGCGAGGGTGGGCCGGATGGCAAGGCGGGCTTGCGCGTGATCATGATGTGCGAGATCCCGGCGAATGCGGTGCTGGCAGAGCGCTTCCTGCAGCACTTCGACGGTTTCTCGATCGGCTCCAACGACATGACGCAACTCACCTTGGGTATTGACCGCGATTCGGGCGGCCCGGTGTCGGTGAACTTCGACGAGCGCAACGATGCGGTGAAGGCCATGCTGGCGATGGCGATCCAGGCCTGCCGCACGCAGGGCAAGTATGTCGGCATCTGCGGCCAGGGGCCGTCCGATCACCCCGATTTTGCGCAGTGGCTGGTCGAGGAGGGCATCGAGACCATTTCGCTGAATCCCGATACCGTGGTCGAAACTTGGCTTTATCTGGCCAAGCAGGCAGCGCGCTGA
- the ppsR gene encoding posphoenolpyruvate synthetase regulatory kinase/phosphorylase PpsR — protein sequence MPRTAFFVSDRTGITSEMLGHTLLTQFEDVNFRRITLPFVDSVEKAREAVEKIRQQAITDQCRPIVFCTMIDDELRNVFQIAEAFTLNFFEAFIGPLEQELGRKSSHTVGKSHGIANFEEYKNRIDAVNYSLSHDDGVMPRDLAESDVILIGVSRSGKTPTCLYLALQFGIKAANYPLTPEDFGQHTLPKLLLPYRNKLFGLTIDAERLSQIREERKPGSKYATRDNCQFEIAEAEALMRHVGVPYLNTTTLSIEELATTIMHRTGMTRRVY from the coding sequence ATGCCCCGCACCGCCTTTTTCGTCTCCGACCGCACCGGGATCACTTCCGAGATGCTGGGCCATACGCTGCTGACCCAGTTCGAGGACGTGAACTTCCGCCGCATCACGCTGCCCTTTGTCGACAGCGTCGAGAAGGCGCGCGAGGCAGTGGAGAAGATTCGTCAGCAGGCGATTACCGACCAGTGCCGGCCCATCGTGTTCTGCACGATGATTGATGATGAATTGCGCAACGTATTCCAGATTGCCGAGGCATTCACGCTCAATTTCTTCGAGGCTTTTATCGGCCCGCTGGAACAGGAATTGGGGCGCAAATCGTCGCATACCGTCGGCAAATCACACGGGATTGCCAATTTCGAGGAATACAAGAACCGCATCGATGCGGTGAATTATTCGCTCAGCCATGACGATGGCGTGATGCCACGCGATCTGGCGGAATCGGACGTGATCCTGATCGGCGTATCACGCTCAGGCAAGACGCCCACCTGCCTCTATCTGGCACTGCAGTTCGGCATCAAGGCCGCCAACTACCCGCTCACGCCCGAGGATTTCGGCCAGCACACGCTGCCCAAGCTGCTGCTACCCTACCGCAACAAGCTGTTCGGCCTCACCATCGACGCGGAACGGCTGAGCCAGATCCGTGAAGAGCGCAAGCCCGGCAGCAAGTACGCCACCCGCGACAACTGCCAGTTCGAGATCGCCGAGGCGGAGGCGCTGATGCGCCACGTGGGCGTGCCGTACCTGAACACCACCACGCTGTCGATCGAAGAGCTGGCCACCACCATCATGCATCGCACCGGCATGACCCGGCGCGTGTATTGA
- a CDS encoding PH domain-containing protein → MFKKLAAEALGLSDIGVIISPADYDKVDADDYLFHEDNEKIFFLIKSKKDEYCFTNFGLIHVDGDSAVSSKRTIRRYEYASADIEGVSIETAGTIDLDIELKFVIGGVPFSIDVKKNFLEALKDIYKALITIGRMQKKDEISRANALHTLDAVASMYKINTVTSEEALIKNYNALLDNLNNTIQVRYTRRDFSPVFEKYIHS, encoded by the coding sequence ATGTTCAAGAAACTCGCTGCTGAAGCCCTCGGCCTGTCCGATATCGGCGTGATCATCTCGCCGGCCGACTACGACAAGGTCGATGCCGACGACTACCTGTTCCACGAGGACAACGAGAAGATCTTCTTCCTGATCAAGTCGAAGAAGGATGAGTATTGCTTCACCAACTTCGGGCTAATCCATGTGGATGGCGATTCGGCGGTGTCCTCCAAGCGCACCATCCGCCGCTATGAATACGCCAGCGCCGATATCGAGGGTGTGTCGATCGAGACCGCGGGCACCATCGATCTGGATATCGAGCTCAAGTTCGTGATCGGTGGCGTGCCGTTCTCCATCGACGTGAAGAAGAACTTCCTCGAAGCGCTGAAGGACATCTACAAGGCGCTGATCACCATCGGCCGGATGCAGAAGAAGGACGAGATCTCGCGCGCCAATGCGCTGCACACGCTGGATGCGGTGGCGAGCATGTACAAGATCAATACGGTGACAAGTGAGGAGGCGCTGATCAAGAACTACAACGCGCTGCTCGACAACCTGAACAACACCATCCAGGTGCGCTATACCCGACGCGATTTCAGCCCGGTGTTCGAGAAATACATCCATAGCTGA
- a CDS encoding FixH family protein: MNTTTTPALPWYKQFWPWFLIAIPALSVVGGIAMMVIATQTNDGLVSDDYYKEGQAINEQLDRDRQAAMLGLSAQLLLADDGRNLRLVFAKPVTGKLTLKLLHPTRSGLDQTIALQRNGEQLYSAQLTAPLSQPRWRIELGDSAGQWRLTGIWKLNSLEPLVLTPEQG; encoded by the coding sequence ATGAACACGACGACTACCCCTGCCTTGCCCTGGTACAAGCAATTCTGGCCCTGGTTCCTGATCGCCATTCCCGCACTGTCGGTGGTTGGTGGTATCGCGATGATGGTGATCGCCACGCAGACCAACGATGGCCTCGTCAGCGACGACTACTACAAGGAAGGCCAGGCCATCAACGAGCAACTCGATCGTGATCGTCAGGCGGCCATGTTGGGACTTTCTGCGCAGCTGCTCTTGGCTGATGATGGTCGCAACCTGCGTCTGGTCTTTGCCAAGCCGGTAACCGGCAAGCTAACGCTCAAACTGCTCCACCCCACCCGCTCGGGTTTGGACCAGACCATTGCACTGCAGCGCAATGGCGAACAGCTCTACTCCGCACAACTGACCGCCCCGCTCTCCCAGCCGCGCTGGCGCATCGAACTCGGCGACAGCGCTGGTCAATGGCGGCTGACCGGCATCTGGAAGCTTAACAGCCTGGAACCGCTGGTACTGACACCGGAACAAGGCTGA
- a CDS encoding retropepsin-like aspartic protease family protein, which yields MRSSLGPLLVWLVVFGGVFVAMQQFIAAREAPGMAVSASNGHELSIPRSPDGHYRLRGEINGQPVVLMIDTGASSITLPAPLAESLNLPRGESITSYTANGTVRGYETELARLAFGGFQFERVRAGVVPNMPGGEILLGMNVLGRLEVVMRGERMILRLPAD from the coding sequence ATGAGATCCAGCCTCGGTCCCTTGCTGGTCTGGCTGGTGGTGTTCGGCGGCGTCTTCGTGGCGATGCAGCAGTTCATTGCCGCGCGCGAAGCGCCGGGGATGGCCGTGTCCGCCAGCAACGGCCACGAGCTATCCATTCCGCGCTCGCCCGATGGTCACTACCGGCTACGTGGCGAGATCAACGGCCAACCCGTCGTGCTGATGATCGACACCGGCGCGAGCTCCATCACGCTGCCGGCACCGCTTGCTGAAAGCCTCAACTTGCCGCGTGGTGAATCCATCACCTCCTATACCGCCAACGGCACCGTCCGGGGCTACGAGACCGAGCTCGCGCGCTTGGCTTTCGGTGGCTTTCAGTTCGAGCGTGTCCGCGCTGGCGTGGTGCCGAACATGCCGGGCGGTGAAATCCTGCTCGGCATGAACGTGCTCGGCCGGCTGGAAGTAGTCATGCGCGGCGAGCGTATGATCTTGCGGCTGCCTGCCGACTAG
- a CDS encoding aspartate aminotransferase family protein: MALSRSDFDQYMVPNYAPAAFVPVRGAGSRVWDQEGREYVDFAGGIAVNALGHCHPALVGALTAQAQQLWHVSNVFTNEPALALAQKLVSATFADKVFFCNSGAEANEAALKLARRVAIERHGEKKHKVLSALNSFHGRTFFTVCVGGQPKYSDGFGPKPGGIEYFEYNNLASVEALIDDETACVIVEPIQGEGGVTPATREFLQGLRKLCDQHDALLIFDEVQSGVGRTGSLYAYIDYGVTPDILSSAKGLGGGFPVGAMLTTAEIAKHLAVGTHGTTYGGNPLACAVAGALFDVVSQPEVLAGVRQKRQQFVEGIAAINAKLGVFKEVRGLGLLIGAELKDEYAGQAREILALAAQQGLMVLMAGPNVIRFAPSLVIPQADIADGLARFERAVTAFVGQ, translated from the coding sequence ATGGCCCTCTCCCGTTCCGACTTCGACCAGTACATGGTACCCAACTACGCGCCTGCAGCCTTTGTGCCGGTGCGCGGTGCCGGTAGCCGAGTCTGGGACCAGGAGGGGCGAGAGTACGTCGATTTTGCCGGTGGCATCGCAGTGAATGCGCTTGGCCACTGCCATCCGGCCCTGGTCGGCGCGCTGACGGCGCAAGCGCAGCAGTTATGGCACGTTTCCAACGTGTTTACCAATGAGCCGGCGCTGGCGCTGGCGCAAAAGCTGGTGAGCGCCACCTTTGCCGACAAGGTGTTCTTCTGCAATTCCGGCGCCGAGGCCAACGAGGCCGCGCTCAAGCTGGCGCGCCGCGTCGCGATCGAGCGCCATGGCGAGAAAAAGCACAAGGTGCTGTCGGCGCTGAACAGCTTTCACGGCCGCACCTTCTTCACCGTCTGCGTCGGCGGCCAGCCCAAGTATTCGGATGGCTTCGGCCCCAAGCCGGGCGGCATCGAGTATTTCGAATACAACAACCTCGCCAGTGTGGAAGCGCTGATCGACGACGAAACGGCTTGCGTGATCGTCGAGCCCATCCAGGGCGAGGGTGGTGTGACGCCTGCCACCCGCGAATTCCTGCAGGGACTGCGCAAACTGTGCGATCAGCACGATGCGCTGCTGATCTTCGACGAAGTACAAAGCGGTGTCGGCCGTACTGGTAGCCTGTATGCCTACATCGACTACGGCGTGACGCCGGATATCCTCTCCAGCGCCAAGGGCCTGGGCGGCGGCTTCCCGGTTGGTGCGATGCTGACCACGGCCGAGATCGCCAAGCATCTGGCCGTCGGCACTCACGGCACCACCTATGGTGGCAATCCGCTTGCCTGCGCGGTGGCCGGCGCACTGTTCGATGTGGTCAGTCAACCCGAAGTGCTGGCTGGCGTGCGGCAAAAGCGTCAGCAGTTCGTCGAAGGCATTGCCGCGATCAATGCCAAGCTGGGCGTATTCAAGGAGGTGCGCGGTCTGGGGCTCTTGATCGGCGCCGAGCTCAAGGACGAATACGCCGGCCAGGCGCGCGAAATCCTGGCACTGGCGGCACAGCAGGGACTGATGGTGTTGATGGCTGGCCCGAACGTGATCCGTTTCGCGCCGTCGCTGGTGATTCCGCAGGCTGATATCGCCGACGGCCTGGCCCGCTTCGAGCGCGCGGTGACGGCCTTCGTCGGTCAATAA